A portion of the Paenibacillus sp. PvR098 genome contains these proteins:
- a CDS encoding H-type small acid-soluble spore protein, whose translation MNLYRAQQILSADEKFDVELNGVSVWIDSINAEEETAKVHAEHQPADTRVVPVKELQEVK comes from the coding sequence ATGAATCTGTATCGTGCGCAGCAAATTTTGAGTGCGGATGAGAAATTTGACGTAGAGCTGAACGGAGTATCCGTATGGATTGACAGTATCAATGCGGAGGAGGAAACCGCAAAGGTACATGCGGAGCATCAACCAGCTGATACCCGTGTGGTACCGGTGAAGGAGCTTCAGGAAGTGAAGTGA
- a CDS encoding Ku protein: MHTVWKGAISFGLVHVPVKMFSATEDKDISMRMIHKECNTPLNFVRKCLHCERDVEWAEIARGYEYEPGSFVLFEKDELENLTGEVTKEIKILDFVDLSDIDPIYYQKTYFLSPNETGAGAYNLLLEAMRQTGKIGIAKVSIRSKSSLAAIRIIDRCIAMETIFYPDEIRSVEQVPGLPEQISVNEKELDMAKLLINQLSTEFEPEKYKDDYRAAVLQAIEQKISGQQIRVAPEQHKTNVIDLMSALQASLEAVKPVTTDPTPAAAAGKPKATGKGKSKAKARVKETVGS, translated from the coding sequence ATGCATACAGTCTGGAAAGGCGCCATCAGCTTTGGTTTGGTACACGTACCTGTAAAGATGTTCTCCGCCACCGAAGACAAAGACATCTCCATGCGAATGATTCATAAAGAGTGCAATACCCCGCTAAATTTCGTGCGCAAATGCCTGCATTGCGAGCGTGATGTGGAATGGGCAGAAATTGCCCGAGGCTACGAATACGAGCCTGGCTCCTTTGTACTTTTTGAAAAGGATGAACTGGAGAATTTAACCGGCGAGGTGACGAAGGAAATCAAAATTCTTGACTTTGTCGATCTCTCCGACATTGATCCCATTTATTATCAGAAAACGTATTTTCTCTCCCCTAATGAAACTGGCGCCGGCGCATATAACCTGCTGCTCGAAGCGATGAGGCAAACCGGTAAAATCGGTATCGCCAAAGTGTCAATCCGTTCCAAAAGCAGTCTGGCCGCCATTCGGATCATCGACCGATGCATAGCGATGGAGACCATATTTTATCCTGATGAAATCCGTTCAGTTGAGCAGGTGCCCGGCTTGCCGGAGCAAATCAGCGTGAACGAGAAAGAGCTGGACATGGCCAAATTGCTCATTAACCAGCTTTCGACGGAATTCGAACCGGAAAAATATAAGGATGATTACCGCGCCGCAGTGCTGCAGGCGATCGAACAAAAAATATCCGGACAGCAGATACGGGTTGCGCCGGAGCAGCACAAAACCAATGTGATTGACCTGATGTCGGCGCTCCAGGCCAGCTTGGAGGCTGTAAAGCCGGTGACGACCGACCCCACGCCTGCTGCTGCAGCGGGCAAGCCTAAAGCGACCGGCAAAGGAAAAAGCAAAGCCAAAGCTAGGGTAAAAGAAACTGTCGGTTCCTAA